In a single window of the Zea mays cultivar B73 chromosome 5, Zm-B73-REFERENCE-NAM-5.0, whole genome shotgun sequence genome:
- the LOC100275437 gene encoding uncharacterized protein LOC100275437 has protein sequence MPNNGVRAVATPVAREEPLLRREDDAAPPKAAGGDGQPLDAGARDAGSFPWLPAAGVVYLTLSSAMALHRCWPDPGDVAFVVSAYVDLVLLFCCLRRYERAEPGSPLRERLKLAVWLLTSALTLLFSYKVAAVMPAAVAAIVWLMGLTTICGGFLAFFCFQKKA, from the coding sequence ATGCCTAATAACGGCGTCCGCGCCGTGGCGACGCCCGTCGCGCGAGAAGAGCCGCTCCTACGGCGGGAAGACGACGCAGCACCGCCGAAGGCCGCCGGTGGCGATGGGCAGCCGCTCGACGCGGGCGCCCGTGACGCCGGCAGCTTCCCGTGGCTGCCAGCCGCGGGCGTCGTGTACCTCACGCTCAGCTCCGCGATGGCCCTGCACCGCTGCTGGCCCGACCCCGGCGACGTCGCGTTCGTCGTGTCGGCGTACGTCGACCTCGTCCTGCTCTTCTGCTGCCTCCGGAGGTACGAGCGCGCGGAGCCTGGGTCGCCGCTCAGGGAGCGGCTCAAGCTGGCGGTGTGGCTGCTCACGTCCGCGCTGACGCTCCTCTTCTCCTATAAGGTCGCCGCCGTCATGCCGGCCGCCGTTGCTGCCATCGTCTGGCTCATGGGTCTCACCACCATCTGCGGTGGCTTCCTCGCTTTCTTCTGCTTCCAGAAGAAGGCGTGA